The following proteins come from a genomic window of Rhodohalobacter sp. 614A:
- the lptB gene encoding LPS export ABC transporter ATP-binding protein produces METHPNHFLKLHSKNLVKKYRKRLVVDQVSIDVNQGQIVGLLGPNGAGKTTTFYMFTGVIRPTAGRVYLNDEDITTMPMYKRARLGIGYLSQEASVFRNLTVRQNLESILEFLSIPKKEKKRRTDQLIEEFGLERVVNSKGYSLSGGERRRTEIARALVTNPKFILLDEPFAGIDPIAVEDIQEIVAGLKKRNIGIFITDHNVHETLAITDRAYLMFEGKIIREGTAQALATDEEARKVYLGRQFKLDRYQ; encoded by the coding sequence GTGGAAACTCATCCCAATCATTTCTTAAAACTGCACAGCAAGAACTTAGTAAAGAAGTATCGGAAACGGTTGGTGGTGGATCAGGTTTCAATTGATGTAAACCAGGGACAAATCGTGGGTCTTTTAGGACCGAACGGAGCCGGAAAAACGACTACTTTTTACATGTTTACCGGTGTTATCAGGCCAACTGCAGGGCGGGTATACCTCAATGATGAAGATATTACTACCATGCCAATGTACAAACGTGCGCGTTTGGGGATTGGTTATCTTTCGCAAGAGGCCAGTGTTTTTCGAAATTTGACAGTGCGCCAAAACCTTGAATCGATCCTTGAGTTTTTGTCTATTCCCAAAAAGGAGAAAAAAAGAAGAACCGATCAGTTAATTGAGGAGTTTGGCCTTGAAAGAGTGGTGAACAGTAAAGGATATAGTTTGTCAGGCGGTGAGCGAAGACGTACTGAAATTGCAAGAGCTCTTGTTACCAATCCAAAGTTTATACTTCTTGATGAGCCTTTTGCCGGAATTGATCCAATTGCCGTGGAAGATATCCAGGAAATTGTTGCAGGACTGAAAAAAAGGAATATCGGAATATTTATTACCGATCATAACGTCCATGAAACACTTGCCATTACAGACAGGGCTTACCTCATGTTTGAGGGGAAAATTATACGAGAGGGTACAGCCCAAGCTCTTGCGACCGATGAGGAAGCCAGGAAGGTATACCTTGGGCGACAGTTTAAGCTCGACCGCTATCAGTAG
- the ppdK gene encoding pyruvate, phosphate dikinase, with amino-acid sequence MEKVKQGKHVFTFGVGSADGDKSMKQLLGGKGANLAEMSSIGLPVPAGFTITTEACDYYTTNRSEWPKGLKEQMKNGVHFIEEIMGTIFGDSEHPLLLSVRSGAAVSMPGMMDTVLNLGLNDKTVEALANHTNNERFAYDSYRRFIDMFGNVVMGIPHEEFENAIESLKDSKGVELDTELDTKDLKELVNRYKAVYRKATGYMFPSDPFEQLEWAINAVFESWNSERAIKYRRINHITGLLGTGVNVQAMVYGNMGDDCATGVCFTRNPSTGENELYGEFLVNAQGEDVVAGIRTPNDINELKNVMPEVYEELLNWGKKLESHYGNMQDIEFTIQKGTLYILQTRNGKRTGHSAIKIATDMVHEGLIDEKHAVKNLVEPNHLDQLLHPQIDSDSVDEKSIIGVGLAASPGAAVGKVVFNSETAEEAAENGDSVILVRIETSPEDVGGMSAAEGILTSRGGMTSHAAVVARGWGKPCVAGCSDIIIDYEDKSFTNGKITVHEGDWISIDGARGTVIEGKKEVIEPELDDNYKTFMTWVDQFRDMNVRTNADNKEDATRARDFGAEGIGLCRTEHMFFGEERIRAIRRMIISDSFEERKDALAALLPYQKDDFKEIFKAMDNLPVTVRLLDPPLHEFLPEDKNDIEAVAKDLGIKASEFAHKVRSLREFNPMLGHRGCRLGITYPEITEMQTRAILEAAVELKQEGHNVTPEIMIPLVGTPQEFRSQKLVIDNTAKSVFDDLEDTIEYRVGTMIEIPRAALVAGQIAKDAEFFSFGTNDLTQMTFGYSRDDAGKFLGEYLKEGILQEDPFQVLDIEGVGQLVEMATRKGREQKAGLKVGICGEHGGEPHSVTFCYQQGLNYVSCSPFRVPVARLAAAQAALNSTR; translated from the coding sequence ATGGAGAAAGTAAAACAAGGAAAGCATGTCTTTACATTTGGTGTTGGCTCGGCAGATGGCGATAAAAGCATGAAACAGTTGCTTGGCGGAAAAGGCGCCAATCTTGCTGAAATGTCTTCAATCGGTTTGCCTGTTCCCGCCGGATTCACCATCACAACCGAAGCCTGCGATTACTATACTACAAACCGTTCAGAATGGCCGAAAGGACTGAAAGAACAGATGAAAAACGGGGTTCATTTCATCGAAGAAATTATGGGGACCATCTTCGGCGATTCCGAACACCCCCTCCTTCTTTCCGTTCGATCCGGTGCAGCCGTATCCATGCCCGGAATGATGGATACAGTATTAAATCTTGGTTTGAATGACAAAACGGTTGAAGCGCTGGCCAATCACACCAATAACGAACGATTTGCTTACGACAGCTACCGCCGCTTTATCGATATGTTCGGAAATGTGGTAATGGGGATTCCCCACGAAGAGTTCGAAAATGCCATTGAATCACTTAAGGATTCAAAAGGAGTAGAACTGGATACCGAGCTGGACACAAAAGACCTGAAAGAACTCGTAAACCGGTACAAAGCGGTTTACAGAAAAGCCACCGGTTATATGTTTCCTTCTGATCCGTTTGAACAGTTGGAATGGGCCATTAACGCCGTTTTCGAATCCTGGAACAGTGAGCGTGCTATCAAATACAGACGCATCAATCACATCACTGGCCTTCTTGGAACTGGCGTAAACGTGCAGGCGATGGTTTACGGAAATATGGGTGATGACTGTGCTACCGGCGTATGTTTTACGCGAAATCCATCAACCGGAGAAAATGAACTTTACGGAGAATTTTTAGTAAATGCTCAGGGTGAAGACGTTGTAGCCGGCATTCGTACTCCAAATGACATCAATGAACTGAAAAATGTTATGCCGGAAGTTTATGAGGAACTTTTGAACTGGGGTAAAAAACTGGAAAGCCATTACGGTAACATGCAGGATATTGAGTTTACCATTCAGAAAGGAACTCTCTACATACTTCAAACCCGAAATGGCAAACGCACCGGGCATTCGGCTATCAAGATTGCAACCGACATGGTTCACGAAGGCTTAATTGACGAAAAACACGCTGTAAAAAATCTTGTTGAACCCAACCATCTCGACCAATTGCTCCACCCGCAAATCGATTCTGATTCTGTCGATGAAAAATCGATTATTGGTGTTGGTCTGGCTGCATCTCCCGGAGCCGCAGTGGGGAAAGTTGTGTTTAATTCCGAAACCGCTGAAGAAGCCGCAGAAAATGGCGATTCCGTTATCCTGGTTCGAATTGAAACCAGTCCGGAAGACGTTGGAGGAATGTCTGCCGCAGAGGGAATTCTGACTTCAAGAGGAGGAATGACGAGCCACGCTGCCGTAGTTGCCCGTGGATGGGGCAAACCCTGCGTTGCCGGTTGCAGCGATATCATCATCGATTATGAAGATAAGTCCTTCACCAACGGAAAAATAACCGTTCATGAAGGCGACTGGATTTCAATTGACGGGGCTCGCGGAACTGTAATTGAAGGCAAAAAAGAGGTTATCGAACCCGAATTGGATGACAATTACAAAACATTTATGACCTGGGTGGATCAGTTCAGAGACATGAATGTTCGAACCAACGCCGACAATAAAGAAGATGCCACACGTGCCCGGGATTTTGGCGCCGAGGGAATTGGCCTATGCCGAACGGAACACATGTTCTTTGGTGAAGAGAGAATTCGGGCCATCCGAAGAATGATTATTTCTGACAGTTTTGAAGAACGGAAAGATGCGCTTGCCGCACTCCTGCCTTATCAAAAAGATGATTTCAAGGAAATTTTTAAAGCCATGGACAATCTGCCGGTAACGGTTCGGCTGCTGGATCCACCGCTTCATGAATTCCTTCCTGAAGACAAAAACGATATTGAAGCTGTCGCTAAAGATCTTGGCATCAAAGCTTCAGAGTTTGCTCATAAAGTTCGTTCGCTTCGGGAATTCAACCCAATGCTTGGTCACAGGGGATGCCGCCTTGGAATTACCTACCCGGAAATTACCGAAATGCAAACACGCGCCATCCTTGAAGCTGCTGTTGAATTAAAACAGGAAGGCCATAATGTGACACCGGAAATCATGATTCCGCTCGTAGGAACACCGCAGGAATTCAGAAGCCAGAAACTGGTTATTGATAATACAGCCAAATCTGTTTTTGATGACCTGGAGGATACTATAGAGTATCGCGTTGGAACAATGATTGAAATTCCGAGAGCTGCACTTGTAGCAGGGCAAATTGCCAAAGATGCCGAGTTCTTCTCCTTCGGAACCAATGATTTAACTCAAATGACCTTCGGTTACAGCCGCGATGATGCCGGTAAATTCCTGGGTGAATATCTGAAAGAAGGCATCCTGCAGGAAGATCCATTCCAGGTTTTGGATATTGAAGGAGTTGGCCAATTGGTAGAAATGGCAACCCGAAAAGGACGCGAACAGAAAGCGGGCTTAAAAGTTGGAATCTGCGGAGAACATGGCGGCGAACCGCATAGTGTTACGTTCTGTTATCAGCAGGGGTTGAACTATGTATCTTGTTCGCCATTCCGTGTACCGGTTGCAAGATTGGCCGCTGCACAAGCTGCGTTGAATTCAACACGATAG
- a CDS encoding GNAT family N-acetyltransferase: protein MKELEIIEADFSIKKHADAVLFVTDQYARDPMGLGGALPDNIRDKLIDELEKFPGTFSYIAFFDGEPAGIANCVYSFSTFNAAKVINIHDLAVIKSFRSKGIGEALISAVEKKAAETNCCKVTLEVREDNRARNLYERMGFSYGEPLMYFMSKYL, encoded by the coding sequence ATGAAGGAACTTGAAATAATAGAAGCAGATTTTTCGATAAAGAAACATGCTGACGCGGTGCTGTTTGTAACAGATCAGTATGCCCGCGATCCAATGGGGTTGGGAGGGGCGTTACCGGATAATATTCGTGATAAATTGATTGACGAGCTCGAAAAATTTCCGGGAACTTTCAGTTATATTGCTTTTTTTGACGGAGAGCCAGCGGGCATTGCTAATTGTGTGTACAGTTTTTCGACGTTTAATGCCGCAAAAGTTATTAATATTCACGATTTGGCTGTGATTAAAAGTTTCAGAAGTAAAGGCATTGGAGAAGCACTCATAAGCGCCGTTGAAAAAAAGGCCGCTGAAACGAATTGCTGTAAAGTAACCCTGGAAGTAAGGGAAGATAACAGGGCACGAAATCTGTACGAAAGAATGGGATTTTCTTACGGTGAGCCGCTTATGTATTTTATGAGCAAATATTTATAG
- the hutH gene encoding histidine ammonia-lyase, with protein sequence MSLPQVRVKISSLYEDLKKSRQEFEKDSSAVLNSRKIVENALQDGNTYYGINTGFGALANQRILGEQLTQLQRNLILSHSVGVGNLVPKDISRLILQLKIHALCIGCSGISMETLQRLLYFLDHDLIPVIPEKGSVGASGDLAPLAHMSLPLLGFGQFWNEEGTDTIEASTILSAHNLEPVELQAKDGLSLINGTQLMSAYGAYILEKALYLLKVSDVASAMSLEALQGSIKPFDERIHQVRPHKGQLEVAENIRFLLRNSEILESHRHCGKVQDPYCLRCVPQVHGASRDALRHSIETLQTEINSVTDNPLVFENGDIISGGNFHGQPLALALDYAKIALAELASISERRTYLLLEGHDGLPKLLMQKTGINSGFMIPQYTSAALVSENKVLCHPSSVDSIPTSLGQEDHVSMGSISALHLLKVYENVETVLAIELFTAAQALDFRKPLKPGEGVEKAHKAIREAIPHATEDHYFKDDINIAQRLIRERKLIQNLDGEEYHLH encoded by the coding sequence ATGAGTCTTCCTCAGGTACGTGTAAAAATATCATCACTTTACGAAGATTTAAAGAAAAGCCGGCAAGAATTTGAAAAAGATTCATCAGCGGTGCTCAATTCCCGTAAAATTGTTGAAAATGCCCTGCAAGATGGAAATACTTACTACGGGATAAATACGGGTTTTGGAGCACTGGCCAATCAGCGGATTTTGGGAGAACAGTTAACACAATTACAACGGAATCTAATCTTATCACACTCCGTTGGAGTCGGCAATCTTGTTCCCAAAGATATTTCCAGATTAATACTTCAACTCAAGATTCATGCTCTGTGTATTGGCTGCTCAGGTATTTCGATGGAAACCCTGCAGCGATTACTCTATTTCCTGGATCATGATTTGATTCCGGTCATTCCTGAAAAAGGATCGGTAGGAGCTTCCGGAGATTTGGCTCCGCTCGCGCACATGTCATTACCATTGCTTGGTTTCGGCCAGTTCTGGAATGAGGAGGGAACCGATACAATTGAGGCTTCCACGATTTTGAGCGCTCACAACTTGGAACCGGTTGAGCTTCAGGCAAAAGACGGATTATCTCTTATAAACGGAACCCAGCTCATGAGTGCGTATGGAGCGTATATTTTGGAAAAGGCTTTATACCTTCTTAAAGTTTCTGATGTCGCCTCAGCAATGAGTCTGGAAGCTTTGCAGGGAAGTATCAAACCGTTTGATGAGCGGATTCATCAAGTCAGACCGCACAAGGGTCAGTTGGAAGTCGCTGAAAATATCCGGTTTTTACTCCGCAATAGTGAAATTTTGGAATCGCACCGGCATTGTGGAAAAGTTCAGGATCCGTACTGTCTCCGTTGTGTTCCACAAGTACACGGTGCCAGCCGCGATGCTCTTCGCCATTCCATTGAGACCCTTCAAACGGAAATTAACTCGGTAACGGATAATCCCCTGGTCTTCGAAAATGGAGATATTATAAGCGGCGGCAATTTTCACGGTCAGCCGCTGGCTTTAGCCCTCGATTATGCAAAAATTGCACTCGCGGAATTGGCAAGTATTTCTGAGCGGCGAACGTATCTGCTGCTTGAAGGGCACGACGGTTTACCCAAATTGTTGATGCAGAAAACGGGGATTAACTCCGGGTTCATGATTCCTCAGTACACTTCGGCCGCACTGGTTTCCGAGAATAAAGTGCTTTGCCATCCATCCTCGGTCGATTCAATTCCCACAAGTCTCGGACAGGAAGATCATGTGAGTATGGGAAGTATCAGTGCGCTTCATCTGTTGAAAGTGTATGAAAATGTAGAAACGGTTTTGGCTATTGAACTGTTTACTGCCGCACAAGCCCTGGATTTCAGAAAACCCTTGAAACCGGGTGAAGGCGTAGAGAAAGCCCATAAGGCAATTCGGGAAGCCATACCCCATGCAACCGAAGACCATTATTTTAAAGATGATATTAACATTGCACAGAGATTAATCCGCGAGCGAAAATTGATTCAGAATCTGGACGGAGAAGAGTATCATTTACATTAG
- the rho gene encoding transcription termination factor Rho, with protein sequence MARSRKNKGRNKSSGKKKGKNIFVPQFHNNQETKIGGRYNGILEINEKGYGFVRRIDFEFSYHPKDPFLKPDEVKLHDLRSGLLIEGEFEQDQSGNRHVYSIEQINGKPSEEWQKINRFELQTPIMPNEYIKLGHNPDDTELRVIDLISPIGRGQRALIVAPPRTGKTVLLKKIAKSLTENYPDISTGILLVDERPEEVTDFLRSTNAEVFASSNDKPTESHIRISEMALGYVKRKAEYGEHAVLLIDSLTRLGRAYNAAQANSGRTLSGGLDIRALEIPKKIFGSARKIEGGGSLTIIATCLIETNSRMDDLIFEEFKGTGNMELVLDRDIANDRIYPAINIAASGTRNEDKFITDSLEERNMVRRFLLKKNPKESLSMLLQVIRRTDSNEELFAQIAATT encoded by the coding sequence ATGGCTCGTTCACGCAAAAACAAAGGGCGTAATAAATCGTCTGGCAAAAAAAAGGGGAAAAACATATTTGTACCCCAGTTTCATAATAACCAAGAGACTAAAATTGGAGGCCGGTATAACGGTATTCTTGAAATTAATGAGAAAGGATATGGATTTGTCCGCCGCATCGATTTCGAATTCAGTTATCATCCCAAAGATCCATTTCTTAAACCGGACGAAGTAAAACTACACGATTTAAGAAGCGGGCTTTTGATTGAAGGTGAATTTGAACAGGATCAAAGCGGTAACCGGCATGTTTATTCCATTGAACAGATAAACGGAAAACCATCTGAAGAATGGCAAAAAATCAATCGGTTTGAGCTTCAAACTCCTATCATGCCGAATGAGTACATCAAACTGGGCCACAATCCTGATGATACCGAGCTTCGTGTCATTGATCTCATTTCTCCAATTGGTAGAGGCCAACGTGCGCTCATTGTAGCTCCTCCAAGAACCGGCAAAACCGTTTTACTGAAGAAAATTGCAAAAAGTTTAACAGAAAACTATCCGGATATTAGTACTGGTATTCTCCTAGTTGATGAGCGCCCTGAGGAAGTAACTGATTTTCTCCGATCAACCAATGCCGAAGTGTTTGCCTCTTCGAATGATAAACCAACAGAAAGCCACATTCGTATCTCTGAAATGGCGCTGGGCTATGTGAAACGAAAGGCCGAATATGGCGAACATGCTGTTCTGCTGATTGACTCCCTCACCCGTTTGGGGAGGGCCTACAACGCAGCACAAGCGAATAGCGGCCGAACATTATCTGGAGGTTTGGATATTCGGGCACTAGAAATTCCCAAGAAAATTTTTGGATCAGCCCGGAAAATTGAAGGCGGCGGTTCGCTCACCATCATTGCTACATGTCTGATTGAAACCAACTCCCGAATGGACGATTTGATTTTTGAGGAGTTCAAAGGAACCGGGAACATGGAGTTGGTTCTGGATCGGGATATTGCCAATGACCGTATCTATCCGGCAATTAATATTGCAGCTTCCGGAACACGAAACGAAGATAAATTTATTACCGATTCTCTCGAAGAAAGGAATATGGTTCGGCGATTTCTGCTCAAGAAAAATCCAAAAGAATCTTTATCAATGCTTCTTCAGGTTATTCGCAGAACCGACAGCAATGAAGAACTTTTTGCCCAGATAGCTGCAACAACATAG
- the purQ gene encoding phosphoribosylformylglycinamidine synthase subunit PurQ codes for MSKKIGVIIFPGSNCDHDAYHAMKHVMNAETTFLWHKDKEIGEQDLVIVPGGFSYGDYLRSGAIARFSPIMEAVQDYVKKGNPVLGICNGFQILLEAGLLPGAMLHNEKLRFVCKSINIRVENSQTLFTSGMEKGDVLNVPVSHGEGNYFIDGEGLQKLQENEQIVFRYCDAEGKVTKESNFNGSVDSIAGIVNQQGNVLGMMPHPERAMEPLLGSADGITFFESVFNALELA; via the coding sequence GTGTCGAAAAAAATAGGAGTAATCATTTTCCCGGGGTCCAATTGCGATCATGATGCTTATCATGCCATGAAGCACGTGATGAATGCAGAAACCACTTTTTTGTGGCATAAAGACAAAGAAATAGGAGAGCAGGATTTGGTAATTGTACCCGGTGGATTTTCCTATGGCGATTATCTGCGATCCGGCGCTATTGCGAGATTTTCACCCATCATGGAAGCTGTTCAGGATTATGTGAAGAAAGGGAATCCGGTTCTTGGTATCTGTAACGGATTCCAAATTTTGCTCGAAGCAGGCTTACTTCCCGGGGCAATGCTTCACAATGAAAAACTCAGATTTGTATGCAAGAGCATAAACATCCGGGTCGAAAACAGCCAGACGCTCTTTACATCAGGAATGGAGAAGGGAGACGTTTTAAATGTACCGGTTTCTCATGGGGAGGGAAATTATTTTATTGATGGTGAAGGTTTGCAAAAACTCCAGGAAAATGAACAAATTGTATTCCGCTATTGTGATGCAGAGGGAAAAGTGACGAAAGAATCCAATTTCAACGGCTCGGTAGATTCGATAGCGGGCATCGTTAACCAACAGGGAAATGTACTTGGAATGATGCCGCACCCTGAGCGAGCAATGGAGCCATTGTTAGGATCGGCGGATGGAATTACTTTTTTTGAATCTGTTTTTAATGCCCTGGAACTTGCGTAG
- the purS gene encoding phosphoribosylformylglycinamidine synthase subunit PurS has protein sequence MYKAKVNITLRKSILDPKGKAAHHALQNLGLKNVQDVRIGKFIEMNIDAESQNEAQKLAETACQQLLANEVMEDFHIEIEE, from the coding sequence ATGTATAAAGCCAAAGTCAACATTACACTCAGAAAATCAATTCTCGATCCGAAGGGAAAAGCTGCCCATCATGCACTTCAGAACTTGGGATTAAAAAATGTACAAGACGTTAGGATTGGAAAATTTATTGAGATGAATATTGATGCCGAATCACAAAATGAAGCACAAAAGCTGGCTGAAACCGCCTGCCAGCAACTGCTAGCAAACGAAGTGATGGAGGATTTCCATATAGAAATTGAGGAGTGA
- the miaA gene encoding tRNA (adenosine(37)-N6)-dimethylallyltransferase MiaA has protein sequence MQNKEQHQPRIIIAGPTASGKSSLAVELAQKTDGEIISVDSRQCFKQIDIGTAKPTRDQLALVPHHNISVLELTEEDSVADFKKRSDQYTADIEERGKAVIYCGGSTLHLQSLIQPLDDIPEADPANIEMLNQTAEEKGLDFLFDQLKNVDAEYAQKMDGLNRQRIIRALDVWHQTGNPFSSFHSDDPITLPEGYRFFALHHPRKVLHERIAQRTEKMIEEGLVDETKKLLEEGYRRDLQAFNTVGYKQAIQFLDGELAKEQMIKDIKTATRRYAKRQITWLRRWPFVEWIDMNEISEKEAIKKILVA, from the coding sequence TTGCAAAATAAAGAACAACATCAGCCAAGAATAATTATAGCGGGCCCAACGGCGTCTGGCAAAAGTTCACTGGCTGTCGAACTGGCCCAAAAAACAGATGGCGAAATCATTTCTGTTGATTCCCGCCAATGTTTTAAACAAATAGACATCGGCACAGCCAAGCCAACAAGAGACCAATTAGCGCTCGTGCCTCATCACAATATTTCTGTTCTCGAACTGACTGAAGAGGATTCGGTAGCTGATTTTAAAAAAAGGAGTGATCAGTATACAGCCGATATAGAAGAGAGAGGGAAGGCCGTGATTTATTGTGGCGGCAGTACTCTGCATTTGCAATCGCTCATTCAGCCGCTGGATGATATTCCCGAAGCCGATCCAGCTAATATTGAAATGCTCAATCAAACCGCAGAAGAAAAAGGCCTTGATTTTTTGTTTGATCAGCTCAAGAACGTGGACGCGGAATATGCTCAAAAAATGGATGGACTGAATCGCCAGCGCATTATTCGCGCTCTTGACGTGTGGCATCAAACCGGGAACCCATTCAGCAGTTTTCACAGTGATGATCCCATAACTCTGCCAGAAGGATATCGTTTTTTTGCGCTTCACCATCCCAGGAAAGTTCTTCATGAACGAATAGCCCAACGCACTGAAAAAATGATTGAAGAGGGATTAGTGGACGAAACCAAGAAGCTGTTAGAAGAAGGATATAGGCGGGATTTGCAGGCATTTAATACGGTTGGTTACAAACAAGCCATTCAATTCTTAGATGGAGAACTGGCCAAAGAACAGATGATTAAAGACATAAAAACCGCAACGCGCCGCTATGCAAAAAGGCAAATTACGTGGCTTCGAAGATGGCCGTTTGTGGAATGGATTGATATGAATGAGATATCGGAAAAAGAAGCAATCAAAAAAATTCTTGTTGCTTGA
- a CDS encoding DUF456 domain-containing protein has protein sequence MEIVWIIIGSILIVAGIVGAFLPVLPGTPLSFAALLLMQFTLGAPFSWTFLLLWGLVVAVVATIDGLIPAEGARRMGGSKYGIWGCLIGGLLGVLMFPPFGLLFGPIAGAFIGELMYGRKTDSAFKAAMGSFVGFLVAMFLKISVSLILAYYFFSNI, from the coding sequence ATGGAAATTGTCTGGATTATCATTGGTTCAATTCTCATCGTAGCGGGCATCGTTGGCGCATTTTTGCCCGTCCTTCCCGGAACACCACTTAGTTTTGCAGCCTTGCTTCTTATGCAGTTTACATTAGGCGCTCCATTTTCCTGGACATTTTTGTTGTTATGGGGATTGGTTGTGGCTGTAGTTGCCACCATCGACGGCCTGATTCCCGCAGAAGGCGCACGAAGAATGGGAGGCAGTAAATACGGGATTTGGGGATGCCTGATTGGCGGATTGCTTGGTGTCCTAATGTTTCCGCCTTTTGGGCTTCTTTTCGGACCCATTGCAGGAGCGTTTATCGGGGAACTGATGTACGGCAGGAAAACCGATTCTGCATTTAAGGCCGCTATGGGATCGTTTGTAGGATTCCTCGTGGCAATGTTTCTGAAAATAAGTGTGTCGTTAATTCTGGCATACTACTTCTTTTCGAATATTTGA
- a CDS encoding 6-phosphofructokinase, producing MANINKIKGVIGILTGGGDVPGLNPAIRGVAIRAIREGYKVIGIRRGWGGLIDIVRDENADNSKNFFELTEEVVTKAARTGGTFLHSSRTNPSKVSKEDMPPQYKDKYTDDINDITEEALKNLDWLGIDTMIPIGGDDTLSYGLRLHQEGFNVVAIPKTMDNDVPGTDYCIGFSTCISRTIQLANELRTPTGSHERFCVMEVFGRYAGFTAMLPTLAGASHRCIIPEHKFNVEQLTELLVEDRKKNPSNYSMVMISEGAMIEGEDMVFEGSEADAFGHKKLGGIGDIVSDRLKTLSKKYNNGRSIGVINQKLGYTTRCGNPDAIDSIAPMAFGNIALDLVLRKEFGRLVVLNNGKYGNRSIDVIESGSKTVDVEKYYNTERYRPYYNIFEDQPLFIMASQLAK from the coding sequence ATGGCCAACATAAATAAAATAAAAGGTGTTATTGGAATTCTAACCGGAGGGGGCGATGTCCCAGGCCTGAACCCTGCAATCAGGGGTGTAGCAATTCGGGCTATTCGAGAAGGCTATAAAGTGATTGGTATTCGTCGTGGCTGGGGCGGATTGATTGATATCGTTCGAGATGAAAATGCAGACAACAGTAAAAATTTCTTCGAGCTTACTGAAGAAGTTGTAACCAAAGCTGCCAGAACCGGCGGTACATTTCTACACTCTTCCAGAACCAATCCAAGTAAAGTTAGTAAGGAAGATATGCCTCCGCAGTATAAAGACAAGTACACGGATGACATTAATGACATCACAGAAGAGGCTCTGAAAAACCTCGACTGGCTCGGTATTGATACCATGATCCCAATCGGTGGAGACGACACTCTGAGTTATGGACTACGTCTCCATCAAGAAGGGTTTAACGTTGTAGCTATTCCAAAAACAATGGATAACGACGTTCCCGGAACCGACTACTGCATCGGGTTTAGTACCTGTATTTCCCGAACCATTCAGCTCGCAAATGAACTGAGAACGCCTACCGGTTCTCATGAGCGATTCTGTGTGATGGAAGTTTTTGGACGATATGCAGGATTCACCGCCATGCTTCCTACACTTGCAGGCGCCTCACACCGATGTATCATACCAGAACACAAATTCAATGTAGAACAGCTTACAGAGCTATTGGTTGAAGACCGCAAGAAAAACCCAAGCAACTACTCGATGGTTATGATCTCCGAAGGAGCCATGATTGAAGGTGAAGACATGGTTTTTGAAGGAAGTGAAGCAGATGCTTTCGGTCATAAAAAACTTGGAGGAATCGGAGATATTGTTTCAGACAGACTCAAAACTCTCTCCAAAAAATATAACAATGGCCGTTCTATTGGCGTCATCAATCAAAAACTTGGATACACCACACGTTGTGGAAATCCAGATGCGATTGACAGTATTGCTCCAATGGCATTTGGTAACATTGCGCTTGATCTTGTTCTCAGGAAAGAGTTCGGCCGTTTGGTTGTTCTTAACAACGGTAAGTATGGAAACAGATCCATCGATGTTATTGAAAGCGGAAGTAAAACTGTAGATGTTGAGAAGTATTACAACACAGAACGCTACAGACCTTACTACAATATTTTTGAAGATCAGCCGCTTTTTATCATGGCAAGCCAGCTTGCTAAATGA
- a CDS encoding ATP-dependent Clp protease adaptor ClpS, whose translation MGIDLIRKYQYVLNQVKPEKQEPDTEVLEKEVEEEDEALDKPWRLILYDDDIHTFDEVIHQLIKALGCSMSKAEELTYKVHNEGKATVFEGSFEECLKRNSVLQEIQLVTEIKG comes from the coding sequence ATGGGTATAGACCTCATTCGTAAATATCAGTATGTACTAAACCAGGTGAAGCCGGAGAAGCAGGAGCCGGATACCGAAGTCCTCGAGAAAGAAGTAGAGGAAGAGGATGAAGCACTGGACAAACCCTGGAGATTGATTTTATACGATGATGATATTCACACATTTGATGAGGTGATTCATCAATTGATTAAGGCATTGGGTTGCAGTATGAGCAAAGCAGAAGAGCTTACATACAAAGTTCATAACGAAGGCAAGGCAACAGTCTTTGAGGGCAGTTTTGAGGAGTGTTTAAAACGAAACTCCGTGTTGCAGGAAATACAACTGGTTACAGAAATCAAAGGATAA